Part of the Pseudochaenichthys georgianus unplaced genomic scaffold, fPseGeo1.2 scaffold_2076_arrow_ctg1, whole genome shotgun sequence genome is shown below.
AAAGGCTCGTCTGCAGAAACCTTTCCATCAGCGTCTGAACAGGCGTCCAGTGGGTTCGTTCCATCACGGCGACTCTTCTCTTATTAAGGCCCTTTCATTGCTgaacatgtaaacaagacgccCTGCCATCGTTCATATCCTTCTTGCCTGTTTTACGTTACTATGGTTACTAGTCTGTCTTTCCGATTCACGCCTGCTCCATACTAGGCGTAAGAGTTACACCCGGGCGCAGCGCATACAGGGCTTAGTCTAAGTGGTGACTAGTCATAACTTTAGTTTGGTCTTCACCTTCGGTTCTACGTCGGACGGAGAGTTACGCCCAGCTTACGCCCAGCTGGTGCGCTCCACTGCTGGAGctgcttgaggcagatgatagctaagCTCGAGCCGGGTTCAGGGAGAGTTCTGTAACGGGTAGATGTGTTCTTGTTTCTCATcgactctctctccccctcaggCTGGTACTGGGGCGGTCTGACGGCGAACGAGGCCAAAGAGATCCTTCTGGAGACGTCTGAGGGAACCTTCCTGCTGCGGGACTCGTCTCAGAGCGACTTCCTGTTCACCATCTCCGCCATGACGTCCGCCGGGCCCACCAACCTGCGCATCGAGTTCAAACACGGCAGGTTCAAGCTGGACTCGGTGCTTCTGGTTCGTCCGCGCCTACGCACCTTCGACAGCGTGGTTCACCTGGTGCAGCACTACATCGCGCTGTCCAGGTCCGGAGACCAGGCGGCGAGGAGCTCTTCGTCTACGGTGAACTCTTCGTCCTCGTCTTCTTCACCCTCTTCCTCCTCGGTGCAGTTGTTGTTGACGCGCCCGGCGTACACGGCCTTGCCGCCGCTGCAGCATCTGTGTCGCCTCGCCATCAACAGCCGGACGCCTCAGGTGCAGGACCTGCCGCTGCCCAACAGGCTGAAGGACTACCTGAGAGACTACAGCTATCACGTGTAGCGCCAGCGGGTGGGTTAGCACGTTAGCTCGGCTGCTGGGTTAGCACGTTAGCTCGGCTCTGTGATGGTCTCCAGCATTGAAACAGGAAGTCAGGTAACCGATAGCTCCTCAGGTCCTCCTCTTCAGCGACAGCACAGATTCTACGCGCTCTGACTCGCCTGGAGGTCGGAGACGTTGAGTTTGACGGTTTGCCTTAAAGTCACAGAAAATATCAGAGCGATTTGTAAACGAGCTTTACGACGTTTACATCACGTGAACTCTCGACAGCAGGAAGTCTCATCGATCTGaaccgcctccattggactcctttgtttacttctggaacatagtgacatcactacggaaCACTCGCGCTCCTatcggctagcgctccaacacatcgtACGTGatggggggcgggacatctgtaAGCTGGTAGGCCAATCACAACAGGGCCGGCCAGCTTGTGGAAACAAACGTAGGGGTTATAACCGACGTTACTGTCAGTTAGTGTCGGTTCGTATTTGATGTGTTTATTTAAATTCATTGTTCGAGCGACATCTTGACATttctatttattatttttatcccaTTAAAAAGTCCCAAAAGCAAtttgatttttattttttcaaacatCAAATGTTAATTTCTGTGATGGGAGACGGCCCGTCGGAGGGAGGCGGGTCTCACGGCCCGCTCCCCTCCGGAGCCGCTCCAAAGAGCCGTTTAGTTTAGGGGCGGAATCACTTGGCTTAGGGGCGGAGTCACTTAGTTTAGGAGCGGAGTCACGTGGCTTAGGGGGCGGAGTCACTTGGTTTAGGGGGCGGGGCCACTTGGTTTAGGGGCGGAGTCACTTAGTTTAGGAGCGGAGTCACGTGGCTTAGGGGGCGGAGTCACTTGGCTTAGGGGGCGGGGCCACTTGGTTTAGGGGCGGGGTCACTTGGTTTAGGGGGCGGAGTCACTTGGCTTAGGGGGCGGAGTCACTTGGCTTAGGGGGCGGAGTCACTTGGCTTAGGGGGCGGGGCCACTTGGTTTAGGGGGCGGAGTCACTTGGCTTAGGGGGCGGAGTCACTTAGTTTAGGAGCAGAGTCACGTGGCTTAGGGGGCGGAGTCACTTGGCTTAGGGGGCGGGGCCACTTGGTTTAGGGGCGGGGTCACTTAGTTTAGGGGGCGGAGTCACTTGGCTTAGGGGGCGGAGTCACTTGGCTTAGGGGGCGGAGTCACTTGGCTTAGGGGGCGGGGCCACTTGGTTTAGGGGGCGGAGTCACTTGGCTTAGGGGGCGGGGCCACTTGGTTTAGGGGCGGGGCCACTTGGCTTAGGGGGCGGAGTCACTTGGTTTAGGGGCGGGGTCACTTGGCTTAGGGGGCGGATTCACTTAGCTTAGGGGGCGGAGTCACTTGGCTTAGGGGGCGGATTCACTTGGCTTAGGGGGCGGAGTCACTTGGCTTAGGGGGCGGAGTCACTTGGCTTAGGGGGCGGAGTCACTTGGTTTATCCGCGGGAGAAAGATCGACTGTTTTGCCAGAAATCTCCTTGAACTCCCAGAAGTCGCTAACTTGCTTCATCTCTCGGCCGAACTCCAACTCCAGCAGCTTCACGCCGTCGTCTACGGCTCACGTGCGTTCAGGAGAGCAAGTCCCGTAAAGGCGAGTGGACCAACGATAAAAGAACGGCTCTCACGATTCAGAAGTGACTCGACGAATAGAAATAGAGAGTTACGTTGATtcaaatcaggttttatttatGAAGCACATTGGAAGCGATGTCTGGAGGCGAAGAGCTGCTCGTGTAATAAAACACTTCACTAGGGGAACGTCAGGAGTCGCGCTCCGCTCTGAcggccagggagaagaagtgagtcTTCAGAGTAGATTAAGCACCAGGGTCCGGGCCGACCTCACGTGGAGGGCGGAgggttccagagcctggggcagCCGCTGGTCggccgaccttaaggctctggggtgtagcgctggaggagttcagAGGAGGAGCCCATTCAGGGCTTTGAAAACAGAtacaaggagtttaaaatctgtTCTGAACCGACCTGGAAGCCGTGCAGTGAGGCCAGAACTGGGTGATGTGGTCGCGCTTTgtggccagtgagaagacgtgcagctgcgttctgcacCAGCTGCAGGCGTCTGACTGAGGCCTGGTCCGTACCCACACACAGAGCGCTGCAGTGATCCAGCCTCGAGGTGACGAAGGCGTTCAcaaccctttctaggtctttagAAGATAAAcacgacttggtcttagccaatggTCGTGTTTTaaaaaagcaggtcttgactacggtgctgacctgcttgtcgaatttaaaggcgctgttgaaggtcactccaaggtcaTGACCGAGGGGAGGCTGGAGGTCGGGGTCCGGAGGAGACGACCTCGGTCTGGCTCTCGTTGAGGACGAGGACGTttcggctcagccaggatttgatCGATTGTGTTTAGTTTGAAAGAAAAGCTGCTTTAAACTAAATctttacatttatttgaaaGACTTGCGCCGGCATTTCTAAACGTTTTAGTTTTAGTGCGTTCGCTTGGACCGGAAGACGTGTCCATCGAACGGGTCTGAAGAAATATCAAAGACTGAACCGGAATCTAAAAAAGATTTGTTCCCATGGTTTTTCTGCAgtgggtttgttgttgttgttgttgttgtagtaacggaggcctctgattggctgacgGGCGACCTCGAGAGGCCACAGAGTGCGCCTCCGATCGATGAGAATCAAAATAAACAGACGTGGGGTTTTGATGTGAAACTCAACGACCTGCAGCTGCACTTCGGTCCGGTCCCTCCTCCAGCTCGACCGCACGTCTTCCACACGGAGGCTTTCCCGAAGCGCCTCACATCGAAAAGATCAAAGGCTCCGCACGGACACGAAGGCACAGACTAGGTAGTGCACGGCTCAGACTGACTCGTGAGCTAGGGGAAAGAGGTGGGTCTTTCTTAGTCTTGGGGACGACCAGCCGACCTCAAAGCcctcgaggggggggggggcacgcaGGAGGTCGGGATGACCTGAGCGGCCAATGAGAcgaggaggagggaggacgCACGCTGCAGCATTCACAATGCATCAACAAGTGGATATAAAGGGTCTGACTAAAGACTGCAGATAAAGGGTCTGACTATAGACTGGAGATAAAGGGTCTGACTGTAGACTGCAGATAAAGGGTCTGACTAAAGACTGCAGATAAAGGGTCTGACTAAAGACTGCAGATAAAGGGTCTGACtatcagtgttgggaaagttcactttctacatgaactagttcagttcacagttcacacattttaaaatgaactagttcagttcatagttcataattcaaaatgttgaactaaagttcatgtttcaaaaatgaactaatttatagtttatagttcttttttcaatacgttgctgcgagctattatttgtctcctgtacgatgttaatggggtttgggtggtagtggatctgttttggctcttttttattcgccactcgcacataccgtgaaaggctagtcttgtgcttattctcaatgtgccgtttaaggtttgttgtcgacgtcgtcgatgtacggacttgctttttcaaaccgggcggacacagtttacaggcaaacgtttgattGTTTCCGTCTGAGTCggtactgactttaacgtaaaactcttttaaatgctcacACGCCGACgcatagagtctcactctgagcgagtgctgctccagctgctctcggcttcgtccatactaattcattcattaattcaatgctcgccggttccgcggttccacattgtttgttgtgaggagtctgatatattatttagtatatttatattttagtgcgacagccaggggtgacaggcgcgtacgcgtcacaggcagcttgctgttgccagattgggtggttttccgcattatctTGAAGCCTGTTcccggtgtgttttaactgggttttcggctgaaaggcatgaaatctggcacacttttgaacgccgttataatacagtgctgagaatgaacgcacttttgaacgccgttatacagcgctgagaatgaacgcgttctcaattacgttcatctagcggaaatacagtacgttcagttcacgttcgcccaaaatatgaacgcgttcatgaacgatcgttcattgaacgcgttcaggtacatcactgctgaCTATAGACTGGAGATAAAGGGTCTGACTGTAGACTGGAGATAAAGGGTCTGACTGTAGACTGGAGATAAAGGGTCTGACTATAGACTGCAGATAAAGGGTCTGACTATAGACTGCAGATAAAGGGTCTGGCTATAGACTGCAGATAAAGGGTCTGACTATAGACTGGAGATAAAGGGTCTGACTATAGACTGCAGGTAAAGGGTCTGACTATAGACTGCAGTTAAAGGGTCTGGCTATAGACTGCAGATAAAGGGTCTGACTACAGACTGAAGGGTCTGGCTATAGACTGCAGGTAAAGGGTCTGACTACAGACTGCAGATAAAGGGTCTGACTACAGACTGCAGATAAAGGGTCTGACTATAGACTGCAGATAAAGGGTCTGACTATAGACTGCAGATAAAGGGTCTGACTACAGACTGCAGGTAAAGGGTCTGACTACAGACTGAAGGGTCTGGCTATAGACTGCAGGTAAAGGGTCTGACTACAGACTGCAGATAAAGGGTCTGACTATAGACTGCAGATAAAGGGTCTGACTATAGACTGCAGATAAAGGGTCTGACTATAGACTGCAGATAAAGGGTCTGACTATAGACTGTAGATAAAGGGTCTGACTATAGACTGCAGATAAAGGGTCTGACTATAGACTGCAGATAAAGGGTCTGACTATAGACTGGATATAAAGGGTCTGACTATAGACTGCAGATAAAGGGTCTGACTATAGACTGCAGATAAAGGGTCTGACTATAGACTGGATATAAAGGGTCTGGCTATAGACTGCAGATAAAGGGTCTGACTATAGACTGCAGATAAAGGGTCTGACTATAGACTGCAGATAAAGGGTCTGACTATAGACTGCAGATAAAGGGTCTGACTATAGACTGCAGATAAAGGGTCTGACTATAGACTGCAGATAAagagaagaagtagaaagtacaggtatttgagttcaacatgttagaagtagaaagtacaggtatttgagttcaacatgagagaagtagaaagtacaggtatttgagttcaacatgtaagaagtagaaagtacaggtatttgagttcaacatgtaagaagtagaaagtacaggtatttgagttcaacatgtgagaagtagaaagtacaggtatttgagttcaacacgtaagaagtagaaagtacaggtatttgagttcaacacgtaagaagtagaaagtacaggtatttgagttcaacatgagagaagtagaaagtacaggtatttgagttcaacacgtaagaagtagaaagtacaggtatttgagttcaacatgtaagaagtagaaagtacaggtatttgagttcaacatgtgagaagtagaaagtacaggtatttgggttcaacatgtaagaagtagaaagtacaggtatttgagttcaacatgtaagaagtagaaagtacaggtatttgagttcaacatgtgagaagtagaaagtacaggtatttgagttcaacacgtgagaagtagaaagtacaggtatttgggttcaacatgtgagaagtagaaagtacaggtatttgggttcaacatgtaagaagtagaaagtacaggtatttgagttcaacacgtgagaagtagaaagtacaggtatttgagttcaacatgtaagaagtagaaagtacaggtatttgagttcaacatgtaagaagtagaaagtacaggtatttgagttcaacatgtaagaagtagaaagtacaggtatttgagttcaacatgtaagaagtagaaagtacaggtatttgagttcaacatgtaagaagtagaaagtacaggtatttgagttcaacatgtaagaagtagaaagtacaggtatttgagttcaacatgttagaagtagaaagtacaggtatttgagttcaacatgagagaagtagaaagtacaggtatttgagttcaacatgtaagaagtagaaagtacaggtatttgagttcaacatgtaagaagtagaaagtacaggtatttgggttcaacatgtgagaagtagaaagtacaggtatttgagttcaacatgtaagaagtagaagtaaggtatttgagttcaacatgtggaagtagaaagtacaggtatttgagttcaacatgtgaagaagtagaaagtacaggtatttgagttcaacatgtagaagtagaaagttacaggtatttgggttcaacatgtaagaagtagaaagtacagggtatttgggttcaacatgtaagaagtagaaagtacaggtatttgagttcaacatgtaagaaagtagaaagtacaggtatttgagttctaacatgtaagaagtagaaaagtacaggtatttgagttcaacatgtgagaagtagaaagtacaggtatttgagttcaacacgtgagaagtagaaagtacaggtattgagttcaacacgtgagaagtagaaagtagcaGGTTATGTTGAGGttgcaacatgtaagaagtagaaagtacaggtatattGAAGTCAAAACattgtgagaagtagaaagtacaagtatttgagttcaacatgtaagaagtagaaagtgacAGGTAGTTGAGGTCTCAACATGTGAATAAGTAGATAGTaggcaggtatttgagttcaacatgtagagatagtagaaagtacaaggtatttgagttcaacatgtgaagcAAGTAGAAAGtagcaggtatttgagttcaacatgtaagtaagtagaaagtacaggtatttgagttcaacatgtaagaagtagaaagtacaggtatttgggttcaacatgtaagaagtagaaagtacaggtatttgagttcaacatgtgagaagtagaaagtacaggtatttgagtttaacatgtaagaagtagaaagtacaggtatttgggttcaacatgtgagaagtagaaagtacaggtatttgtgttcaacatgtgagaagtagaaagtacaggtatttgagttcaacatgtgagaagtagaaagtacaggtatttggttcaacatgtaagaagtagaaaggtacaggtatttgagttcaacatgtaagaagtagaaagtacaggtatttgagttcaacatgtaagaagtagaaagtacaggtatttgggttcaacgtgtaagaagtagaaagtacaggtatttgtgttcaacatgtaaaaagtagaaagtaaaaagtggtcagaaaaataagtagtggagtacagtactgataccagaaacatgtacttgtaACGAAATATTTGTACTccattacttcccacctctggaaaTAATAGACTAAGAAATAATGAACCCGTTTGGAAAGCGCTGGTATTTTTGGTTGATTCGATATATTTGACCAAACAAAACGAGATAACAACTTGAATCATAACATTAGATAATCTTGTTAGCCTGCTATCTTTAGCATGGAAAGCGTCTCTGTACGAAATCGCCCAAAAAATAATATTGCAAGTTTATGATATTGATTTATTGGTTGATTCATCATTTAACTAACTGATATTTAGTTGTGTTTATTTACTGAAACTGAGCCGAAGATTTCCTTAATTATTTCAAACTAACACACATCTTTGAAACAACATATGAACATGAATGGCTTCGTGTTGGTCTTGTGGATATTTCGGAATGTATTTTATGAAAGAAAAAGCCTTTATTTTGataaaaatatttaattttaaacgaTTAGCTGtcttaagctaacgttagcactcAAGCTACAACACCATCGACCTGTTCGACCAATCGAAAAATCCATCGATTTCTTTACTTTTTGTTAACAACTGagttaaatatatattattataatgaATTCGGGACATATTTGATCAACTTCGTGTCATTTATTTTTACAGAAATCCTTTATTTCCGCATTAGCTTTCGCTCCTGTTCACCACTTCAGACCGAATCAGGACAAATGGTTACGGTTTTATACAAAGAAAAGcgatatttggtttattaaagcTATGCCGAATTAAAGAGTGGTTTATAATTATCCACGAGATGTCATTTTGGAACGAACTGTAAGGTTTCCCTCAATTTGAAGATGAAAAACAAGGAAAAAAAAGGCAAACTGAGTGGTCTGTCAAACGTTGGTTCCGCTTGGGGTGTTTCCAGTCGGACACAATAACAAAAGAAACATTATCCGGTCTAGAGAGGAAGACGCTGTTATTTCTTGATGATAAATCTTCTCAGTTTATTCTGATTTAAatcatataataacaataataataacaacaataataaaggAACAGTCAACATGGAGCCGGCCCACAGAGCCCTGCTGCGGGAGCACCGGCACTATCTGTCCGGGCAGCTGCTGGTCTCGGACTCCATCGTTCCGCTTCTGTTCCAGGAGGAAATCCTGACGGAAGCCCAGGTGGATCAGATCTTGTCTCAGCCGTCAGAGAGGCTGAAGGCCCTGGAGCTCCTGACCCTGCTGCCGGCCCGTGGCCCGCGGGCCTTCAGAGCCTTCATCCGGAGCCTGGAGGACCACAGCTGGGTCCGAGAGAGGCTGGAGGCGGAGCTCCAGGAGGTAGATGGAGCCCGAGGAGCCGGACGAGATACAGGTGAGCACCGAATTTCCAGACcagaaataatacaaaatatatatttgtattattattattattatgattattattattattattgtatttattcagtTTGAATGAGCAGGATTAAAGGCATCTTTATTTACATATTTTCCTCCAGGATTTAATCTGTAAtaaattgttctattaataaatGAAGGAAATATTCCATAAATAAAAGTAAGCCTAAATTAAGGTCAAATATAACATTAATGAATATCTATTTTTATTTGTTcacgcccccccccctcagtcgCTCCCCCATCTCTGACGACCCCCCCCTCGCTGACGACCCCGCCCTCGCTAACCGCCTGACAACCCCCACCtcgctgcagacccccccctcgGACCGGGTCTTGTCCCGCCTGGCGGCCCGGTTGGGCTCCGGCTATCAGGAGGTTCTGCTGGACCTCGGCCTGTCGGCGGAGGACGTGTTTCGCTGCCGGACCGATAATCCTCTCTGCTCCCATAGCGCTGTGTTGGCAGGGCTGGTGCTGTGGAGGCAGCGGGGGGGCAGGGGGGCCACCATGAGGAGGCTGGAGCAGAGCCTGGAGGCGGCTGAAGTTCATCCATCCGTCCTGCAGGGGGCGCTATAACATGATATGCTTTATTATTCCTTTAATACAAGACTTTAAGCGGCATCCCTCCGTCCTGCAGGGGGCGCTCACATGATGGTGTGTTAAATATACTTTGCTGCCCTGACGTGTTGACAGCTCCGTCCTGCAGGGGGCGCTGCTCTGACGTGTTGACAGCTCCGTCCTGCAGGGGGCGCTGCTCTGACGTGTTGACAGCTCCGTCCTGCAGGGGGCGCTGCTCTGACGTGTTGACAGCTCCGTCCTGCAGGGGGCGCTGCTCTGACGTGTTGACAGCTCCGTCCTGCAGGGGGCGCTGCTCTGACGTGTTGACAGCTCCGTCCTGCAGGGGGCGCTGCTCTGACGTGTTGACAGCTccgtcctgcaggggggcgcTGCTCTGACGTGTTGACAGCCCGTCCTGCAGGGGGCGCTGCTCTGACGTGTTGACAGCTCCGTCCTGCAGGGGGCGCTGCTCTGACGTGTTGACAGCTCCGTCCTGCAGGGGGCGCTGCTCTGACGTGTTGACAGCTCCGTCCTGCAGGGGGCGCTGCTCTGACGTGTTGACAGCTCCGTCCTGCAGGCGGCGCTGCTCTGACGTGTTGACAGCTCCGTCCTGCAGGGGGCGCTGCTCTGACGTGTTGACAGCTCCTTCCTGCAGGGGGCGCTGCTCTGACGTGTGACAGCTCCGTCCTTGCAGGGGGCGCTGCTCTGACGTGTTGACAGCTctgtcctgcaggggggcgcTGCTCTGACGTGTTGACAGCTCCGTCCTGCAGGGGGCGCTGCTCTGACGTGTTGACAGCTCCGTCCTGCAGGGGGCGCTGCTCTGACGTTGTTGACAGCTCCGTCCTGCAGGGGGCGCTGCTCTGACGTGTTGACAGCTCCGTCCTGCAGGGGGCGCTGCTCTGGACGTGTTGACAGCTCCGTCCTGCAGGGGGCGCTGCTCTGACGTGTTGACAGCTCTGTCCTGCAGGGGCGCTGCTCTGACGTGTTGACAGCCCCGTCCTGCAGGGGGCGCTGCTCTGACGTGTTGACAGCTCCGTCCTGCAGGGGCGCTGCTCTGACGTGTTGACAGCTCCGTCCTGCAGGGGGCGCTGCTCTGACGTGTTGACAGCTCCGTCCTGCAGGGGGCGCTGCTCTGACGTGTTGACAGCTCCGTCCTGCAGG
Proteins encoded:
- the cradd gene encoding death domain-containing protein CRADD — translated: MEPAHRALLREHRHYLSGQLLVSDSIVPLLFQEEILTEAQVDQILSQPSERLKALELLTLLPARGPRAFRAFIRSLEDHSWVRERLEAELQEVDGARGAGRDTGEHRISRPEPALANRLTTPTSLQTPPSDRVLSRLAARLGSGYQEVLLDLGLSAEDVFRCRTDNPLCSHSAVLAGLVLWRQRGGRGATMRRLEQSLEAAEVHPSVLQGAL
- the socs2 gene encoding suppressor of cytokine signaling 2; this translates as MTCQSSESTETIESDRRSDNSSRVVESDESRIASAMKDLRNTGWYWGGLTANEAKEILLETSEGTFLLRDSSQSDFLFTISAMTSAGPTNLRIEFKHGRFKLDSVLLVRPRLRTFDSVVHLVQHYIALSRSGDQAARSSSSTVNSSSSSSSPSSSSVQLLLTRPAYTALPPLQHLCRLAINSRTPQVQDLPLPNRLKDYLRDYSYHV